CAGGACAGAGACGACATGAAAGGCACGCAGTACTGGAGCCACAGGGACCCGGGCAGGGACAGGGCCGGGGAGGACAGAGGAGGGCCTGGGCCAATGGGGGGTGCTGGGCTAGGGGTTCATAGTACTGATGCGGAAGAgaagaggatgaggatgaaGCACGCTGTCCGGAGTGCGTTTTTCTTGGTGCCTCTGGTCTGTGCTGCAATGCTCGTgctgctgtgtgcatttctgattCCGTGCCAGAAGGGAACGCTGGAAAAGAGGCCGCAATGGGAGAGAGCACTGGGAGATGCAGGAGGTAAAGAGAATAATGCTCACTTACATACATTTTCAGTGACAAAAATGACTGAAGAGTTTAAGGCTCTCTACTACTTTCCCTATATGCTTTGCCTCGACTACATACACTGGCCCTACACCACATGTTCTCTTTATAAAGATTTACCAGGAGTCTTTGTGGCTAGACAACACTGGCTCACCCATTAATTAGTAAAACTGTCATTGTACAGGCTTATAAGCTTTACCTAGCCAATGCTCTGTTTCACCATGCACTATGAAAGCATTGTAGAGTGGTAACAATACACACAAACTTGACAAGAttgagtgtgtgagagaatgtGTAAATATGGTTTAATAGGTGTGGCAACAATCTCTTCAGGGTGGTTTTTTTACATTGAATCTTAAATGACTGTACCAGTATGTGAGAAACTGAACGTGGACACCTCAGTCAAGAAATGTAATCATTCATGTTTTAATACTTGattatagggctgcaactaacgattatattcattatcgattaatctgtcgacgATTGTcccaattaatcgattagttgtgtggtctataaaatggtgaaaaatggtGATTAGTGTTTTCCAAAAGCccgagatgacgtcctcaaatgtcttaatccacaactcaaagactagaaaatattcacatttaagaagctggaatcagagaattttagctttcctttatttattttcttattactcaaaccgattaagcgattatcaaaataattggcgatgaatttaatagttgacaacgaACAacaatcgattaatctttgcagctctacttaaTTACTCATATGCTTTTTTTATGATTCACACATTTGTTCCCACTGCTAAGCTTCAGTCAAGCACTGACAAGGATTCTACAGGTTTTCACTTTGTTGTGGTTTCTCTGTCTAGGTGTCACACCACCTGCACTGGCGTTGTGGGATGTCGATGGTGATTCAGTGGAGGATGTAATCCTGGGTGTTACCGAATGGTCCAACGACACCCATCCCATGCAAGGGAACAAACGTATGTGAGGAATTCTTTGGACGCCCTTCACTCTAATACCTCatcctctttctccttctttAATCTTTCTGAGTTGTGTAAATGCATTGTGTTGTCCTGGTTTATTCATTAGTTATGTTCATTCTTAAACCCAGTTTACAGTGCGGTGGCCCTGTCTGCGGTCAGCGGGCAggtgctgtggaggaaagtcaTGCGGGAGACTGTGATGTACATCCAATGTGGTCTGCAGTACAGCACCCAGCCGTCACCTGTGGTGCTCCTCATCAGCAAGTCCATCCTCATGTTAGTCAACAGCACCTCAGGTATGGAGACGAGCCAAGCTACCAGGCTTGTGCACAATTCAGAATTGAATTGAGAAGCACTCCTAAATTCCATTTCAGttcttgaatttgaattgaatttgaattgatgTCAAAAACAGGATCTAGAATTACGATTCAAATTTGAATTAAAGGAAGCAGAATTGCAATTCAATAAAAATTCTAAGAAATTCATATACATAATTTAAGTGAAGTGTTTAACACCAAGctttacaatatacagtatgtcagatTATGATTGCATTACATATTCAACAAATGATATTAGTTTGAACTACTTGTACAGATTACATTAACAGGAAATGTTTCCCTCCAGCAATGAATGTTAAAAGCTCTAGTCACAGAACAAATAATGAAGTTTgatttattgtaattgtaattttgtggaacatgatggaacatgactccatttcccagaatgcttaTCATTATCTATATTTTGGAACAAAATGTATGCAGGGTTGAGGAGTGACTAGTTACGTGTAATGAAATTATGTTATTAAATTACAAAATGaatgtaattgtatttagttgtattactgaggtaaaatgtgtaattcAGTTAGTTACTaatcaaattaaaaggaaaCGGTTACTGGGTaacttagggaccgttcggtatttatggaatggactaccggaggaaaataggggagggtcatgtatttgtattctttgttgaggggagggtcatccattttttttgtctatgggggagggtcacccacaTCCACATTtatgagaacagcaacatttcaaagtggcttgtttggtgcatatttatccatgtaggtccatgtagctctctcagtctcggcccctatcactagcagatgggtccctccctgtttagtcagccagacaatttgagctgtagctttagagaccgtgggatttcccaaactgaataaatcccactcgcacatataaacacaaaactgctttgcgtTTTAACTAGGACATCTGATGAAAATAAtgttattcattagcatgattgccatactgtttagttaaaaaacatccaaaacaccataCGAAAACATACCAgacgcatatatatatatatatatatatatatatatataaataaataaataaataaataaataaataaataaataaataaatgacagccttttcaaggcatttgagaaggaaggagtggtagcatgcaagcccCCAAACTGATGcttgtctgagaaatggagttttggataatgttcagctttggcaactttacctatatgctaaaatatacaatgactgaagaagtctagtgacgagtccatagcaaccagtgttgaatttgtttttacccagcgtcctttgctgaatggtctcaatgttttattgttttatttcatgtgaatactagtttactagaggagtaatttagtatttgaagtaatgcagtaatgcaggaagtgtgcatttagtttccatgcttattgtgtttccacaacaatgttagtgagtaaatctactgaaatggccaccacaccataacagaggagtgggatgtgtaagatgagaatgcagagattTTATCACATAAGCCATGGCTGTAAAAACAACAGTGACTATCTGTATatctttgccaagtgcaaaccagtacTGAAGGCATCAGTaagttgttggggagggtcatcccttttttccatatTGTTTTTGAGGGttatccaaaatgtattgctggtgaagggatggtcaggtctattttgattAAAGATCCTGAAACTCCCCCAGTGGCCCTTGAAATAAATAACGAGCaattacatttccaaagtaaccTTCCTAGCACTGAATGTATGTGAGATTCAACACATTCTTTCTGTTGTGTGACTGTGGAATTTCTTTGAATTGCCATGAATTTAATTCCACTTCCTGTCATTCCATTTCAAATTCAAATCCAACTTCCTGTGGGGCggagtcaattcaattcaaattccaATTCATGAAGTGAATGGAGGCCAATTCTGAAATTCTGAATTTTGCACAAGCCTGCAAGCTACATAGGTTtcagtctgcctgtctgtctgtctgcctgcctgtctgtctatctgttttATGTGCAGATCACACAACCTCTACAAACCTTTTGTAGTTGTTCATATATTGTCTAAGGCTGGGTTGCACCAACAAGAATTACTTTAATCTTAGATAAATTGTAATCAGAGTATATTAGAGTAAATCCAAGTTTTAGGGCTTcaattaatgattattttcattgtagaATAAtctgtcgattaatcgattgatTAGTGTTTGGTCTATGAAATgccagaaaatggtgaaaaatgtcaatttgggatcaatgtttcccaaagtccaagacgatgtcctcaaatgtcttattttgtccacaactGAAAGATATTCGGGTTACTGTTGCAGAGGAGCggagaaactagaaaatattcacatttcagaagctggaatcagaaaatgttgatctttttttcataaaaacatcTTGGTTTAGCCTAACGTTACTTAAGAGTCAAAAGTGAAGCTTTTATTTCTCCTTAAAAATTGGTTGGCAATAATCCGGTGGTATAAAATGTCAGGATTACCAGGAGTAAGAGCATTGGTAATGTTCCAGCTGCATTCCTTTCACTGCCATGTTTAACTATTAGTCCATGCTCTGTCCTCTGTCCTGCTCTGCAGAAATTCAGCTGCATCGTACAACTCAATGCGGTTGAGTCTGTCCCTTAACTTGATTATTTTGCTCAATTCATCTCAAAAAGGTAgccattttaaaagttaaaccTCCTCAATTGTAAGTTTAAAGGTAATACCGGATCACAGTTTAAAGTTTTGGTGcaaaataattaaatgtgaTCTAGATTTAGAGTAAAAACCAAATTGGCATTTAAAGAGAGGTTTAAAtgtaatcttttttttgtttttattttaagatatttttaaaGTTTGGTGCAACATGATTTAATGTTAAATCTTGATTGAAAGCTGAAGTGGGTAGAATGCAAAAAAACCTGCCAGAATTTGAAGAATTGGCCTGTAGCTCTCCCATTCCCCTCTTTGTCACATGGGCCATGCATGCAcggaacagccaataggaacacactctctctttctgcaaTGACCTGTGATCGGCCAAAGTCTCTGTCATGGCTAGATTATCTAAAGCCcaaaaacagagccaagaggaggtgcaAACGTctagtttatattttatatttagaacttgaattacaatatgttgAAAGATTGCCAATGTCGATGCCAAAGTGGTGCCTacactaaataaataaagtgcctTCTACAGCTTTAATTGGGTTTAAAAAGTAATCCTTGTTGGTGCAACCCGTTATCTGGTTATGCTAAAGGTTATGTTAATATGCAAAAAAATGCACGTTTGAGCAAAATTCCTCTCAGCCTCCAGTTCCCCAACCAGACAAGTAATAATCAGACTAGTAATTTGATAAGGGCAATCCACCTGTTGTATTCCAACTGTTTAACcaggtttcttcttcttctcgtTCCCCAGGGGAGAACTTGCGAACGGTTATGCTTAAGAACATTGAATCCCAGGCGGTGTTACTTCCAGACCTCCAGGGCGACTCAGTCCCAGATCTGCTCATTGCAACCCTGCCTGCAGATGACGCGGTATAAGTGATCATGAGCTGACAGTTTACAGATCACAGTTTCCATACATTTGCATTCAGTGACTAAATACCATTTTATTCTGCTCTACTCGTTTTCAGGCTTCAGATCTCTTCCTGACGTTGATCTCTGGGCTGACGGGGGCCAAGCTCGGACATCCCGTGCCTTTCAACCTCACTGGGCAGGGAAAACTGAttggtcctttgctgcatgagACACAACAAGGGGCATACTACATCCTCTTTGGACTAGGTAAAGGAATCAACCAGCAATATGAATATAAAGATCAGTCTCCATGTGTGTTCAGGCAGTGGCATTAGTTTGGCTGCAGCTATGATGGTACAACTTGCCATAGAAAAAGCACAACTCTCTCATGTTGTTTTTAGAATTATGGAGTAATTTATTCAGTTAACTTGCATTACATATAAATAATTGAACTGCAGGTTTATAAACTTTGTGTCAATGTCTTTTCAGGTAATGTAGAGGCCATCTCTCTGTGTGATATCTACATTCGTGCCACTGGCGAACTACCCATAACCCCTGCACTTAGAAAGAAGGATCCAGGGTGGGAAGGACTCAAGAAAACCAATTCCTCCTCCTTCATACACATTTACAGGTACGTCTCAGTGACTGGCACATTGCTCTGACTTGCTTAGAATTGTCTTATCTTTTTACTATAAGCACTTTAACcctttgatttgatttgcagTAGTATTTGTCTCACATAATACATtgtggggtggtgatggcgcagtggatatgacacattccTTTGGTGTAGGAGTTTGGGTTTGggtctgggtttgattcccactgcgatacataaaccgctttggataaaagcgtcagctaaatgacatgtaatgtaatgtaacattcAAAGCATGTTGTCatactatttttttaaacaaagtatTCAATGAATGAATGGGTTAACATGCTATTCAATTTCCTGGGTTGTATccacagtgaaaaaaaaagatggcaaAGACTGGTTATCAGACAATTTACGACTGAAAAGTCAAATTCCCACCTTTGCTATCTTCTCTCTAGAGGATCTGAGCGTGTGGAGTTCCTGCTCCCTCTTGTGGCTGGTTTTGGCAACAACCACAACAGCCTGGACACAGTCTCTAACCTCAACTCCACCAAAAGTGACTGGGCGCTGGTGTATGGCTCCAGCAAGCTGTCAGTGCT
This window of the Sander lucioperca isolate FBNREF2018 chromosome 21, SLUC_FBN_1.2, whole genome shotgun sequence genome carries:
- the fam234b gene encoding protein FAM234B isoform X2; protein product: MHLGRRRSNLLGLFPWVSSSPLPLTLVLSLGTVGGEMAAALSRALKLPGKKGSELGEYDPLTQADSEDESEEDDLVLNYPRNGLGRDSCLGAGSSQLRGGRSGRLVGAEDEAQEDEEEDLDEWRERLPSKSRQDRDDMKGTQYWSHRDPGRDRAGEDRGGPGPMGGAGLGVHSTDAEEKRMRMKHAVRSAFFLVPLVCAAMLVLLCAFLIPCQKGTLEKRPQWERALGDAGGVTPPALALWDVDGDSVEDVILGVTEWSNDTHPMQGNKLYSAVALSAVSGQVLWRKVMRETVMYIQCGLQYSTQPSPVVLLISKSILMLVNSTSGENLRTVMLKNIESQAVLLPDLQGDSVPDLLIATLPADDAASDLFLTLISGLTGAKLGHPVPFNLTGQGKLIGPLLHETQQGAYYILFGLGNVEAISLCDIYIRATGELPITPALRKKDPGWEGLKKTNSSSFIHIYRGSERVEFLLPLVAGFGNNHNSLDTVSNLNSTKSDWALVYGSSKLSVLRQRDIRKEWTFNSAPIHSQPAPGHFNDDAILDLFIQHSANGIMKAQVVDGANGHLLWSAEFVCPRPVLEASAISTSTGQSAFLFWASDPIKAQKNITKTTVAPGVAAAEPLIRKLFLLHPAHPKILLELTSTTDAAVTTAVSYQEHQKDASYITVSSRPTPYSEPGARIVKSMSLKAAITKGQIVRLEESNKQPGGAVKPGVFEVNKFFRGLSFKRQ
- the fam234b gene encoding protein FAM234B isoform X1 → MHLGRRRSNLLGLFPWVSSSPLPLTLVLSLGTVGGEMAAALSRALKLPGKKGSELGEYDPLTQADSEDESEEDDLVLNYPRNGLGRDSCLGAGSSQLRGGRSGRLVGAEDEAQEDEEEDLDEWRERLPSKSRQDRDDMKGTQYWSHRDPGRDRAGEDRGGPGPMGGAGLGVHSTDAEEKRMRMKHAVRSAFFLVPLVCAAMLVLLCAFLIPCQKGTLEKRPQWERALGDAGGVTPPALALWDVDGDSVEDVILGVTEWSNDTHPMQGNKLYSAVALSAVSGQVLWRKVMRETVMYIQCGLQYSTQPSPVVLLISKSILMLVNSTSGENLRTVMLKNIESQAVLLPDLQGDSVPDLLIATLPADDAASDLFLTLISGLTGAKLGHPVPFNLTGQGKLIGPLLHETQQGAYYILFGLGNVEAISLCDIYIRATGELPITPALRKKDPGWEGLKKTNSSSFIHIYRGSERVEFLLPLVAGFGNNHNSLDTVSNLNSTKSDWALVYGSSKLSVLRQRDIRKEWTFNSAPIHSQPAPGHFNDDAILDLFIQHSANGIMKAQVVDGANGHLLWSAEFVCPRPVLEASAISTSTGQSAFLFWASDPIKAQKNITKTTVAPGVAAAEPLIRKLFLLHPAHPKILLELTSTTDAAVTTAVSYQEHQKDASYITVSSRPTPYSEPGARIVKSMSLKAAITKGQIVRLEESNKQPGGAVKPGVFEVNKFFRGLSFKRQVRKTQEIFEMI